A part of Pseudomonas sp. HR96 genomic DNA contains:
- a CDS encoding PHP domain-containing protein has protein sequence MTIDLHCHSTASDGALSPTALVERAFDKGVRTLALTDHDTLEGLEEARAAAHARQMQWISGVEMSCTWGGATIHVLGYGFDLKAPPLLAAVESLHGGRWLRAEEISRKLALKGMPGALEGARAIQQELGDSANAPARPHFADFLVRQGYVADRQEAFRKWLGAGKLGDVKLHWPTLEATVQTLRDAGAWVSLAHPLHYDFTRGKRRRLIADYIQAGGHAIEVVNGMPPAEQVGTLSILAREFGLLASAGSDFHGPGAWSEIGVYRALPEDLPPLWARFKYEQSLPV, from the coding sequence ATGACTATCGATCTGCACTGCCACAGCACCGCTTCGGATGGCGCCCTGTCGCCCACGGCGCTGGTGGAGCGGGCGTTCGACAAGGGCGTGCGCACGCTGGCCCTGACCGATCACGACACACTTGAGGGCCTCGAAGAGGCCCGTGCCGCTGCCCATGCGCGGCAGATGCAGTGGATCAGCGGCGTGGAAATGTCCTGCACCTGGGGTGGCGCAACCATCCACGTGCTCGGCTACGGCTTCGACCTCAAGGCGCCGCCGTTGCTGGCGGCGGTCGAGAGCCTGCACGGCGGGCGCTGGCTGCGCGCCGAGGAGATCAGCCGCAAGCTGGCCCTTAAGGGAATGCCAGGCGCCCTGGAGGGCGCGCGGGCCATTCAGCAGGAGCTGGGGGATAGCGCCAATGCGCCGGCCCGGCCGCATTTCGCCGATTTCCTGGTGCGCCAGGGCTACGTCGCCGATCGTCAGGAAGCATTTCGCAAGTGGCTGGGCGCCGGCAAGCTGGGCGACGTCAAGCTGCACTGGCCGACCCTGGAAGCTACCGTGCAGACCCTGCGCGACGCCGGCGCCTGGGTGAGCCTGGCGCATCCTTTGCACTACGATTTCACCCGTGGCAAGCGCCGTCGACTGATTGCCGACTATATTCAAGCGGGAGGCCATGCCATCGAAGTGGTCAATGGCATGCCGCCAGCCGAGCAGGTGGGCACCCTGTCCATCCTGGCGCGCGAGTTCGGTCTGCTGGCCAGTGCCGGCAGTGATTTTCATGGCCCGGGCGCCTGGTCGGAGATCGGCGTCTACCGGGCATTGCCCGAGGACCTGCCGCCCTTGTGGGCCCGGTTCAAGTATGAGCAATCACTTCCCGTCTGA
- a CDS encoding LTXXQ domain protein has product MRKTLIALMLAAALPAVAMAAPQDDGPGPMGKGPGFGPGQHRAPYAELNLTPEQRQQIDKLVGGEMHGDREITQRYLEKLSPADQQAMKDEIKAKQDKTQADIRALLKPDQQKQFDAIKQKQDQRRAEWKEFQAWKASKGEATQKTQ; this is encoded by the coding sequence ATGCGCAAGACTCTTATCGCACTGATGCTCGCCGCTGCGCTGCCCGCCGTTGCCATGGCGGCGCCCCAGGACGACGGCCCTGGCCCGATGGGCAAAGGCCCGGGTTTCGGTCCCGGCCAGCACCGCGCGCCCTACGCCGAGCTGAACCTGACCCCCGAGCAACGCCAGCAGATCGACAAGCTGGTCGGCGGTGAAATGCACGGCGACCGCGAGATCACCCAACGCTACCTGGAAAAGCTATCGCCAGCCGACCAGCAAGCCATGAAGGACGAGATCAAGGCCAAGCAGGACAAGACCCAGGCCGACATCCGCGCCCTGCTCAAGCCTGATCAGCAGAAGCAGTTCGACGCCATCAAGCAGAAGCAGGACCAGCGCCGCGCTGAATGGAAGGAATTCCAGGCATGGAAAGCCTCGAAAGGCGAAGCGACGCAAAAAACCCAGTAA
- a CDS encoding DUF962 domain-containing protein — MDISRHRFNSFAEFYPFYLAEHRDSRCRRLHFVGTSLVIALLAYTLASGVWWLLLTVPVAGYAFAWIGHLVFEKNRPATFQHPFYSLLGDFVMYRDMLLGKVDF, encoded by the coding sequence ATGGATATTTCCCGCCATCGCTTCAATAGCTTTGCCGAGTTCTACCCTTTCTACCTGGCCGAGCACCGCGACAGCCGCTGTCGCCGGCTGCATTTCGTCGGCACCAGCCTGGTGATCGCCCTGCTCGCCTACACCCTGGCCAGCGGCGTGTGGTGGCTGCTGTTGACGGTGCCGGTGGCCGGTTATGCGTTTGCATGGATCGGGCACTTGGTGTTCGAGAAGAATCGTCCGGCAACCTTCCAGCACCCCTTCTACAGCCTGCTGGGGGATTTCGTGATGTACCGCGACATGCTCCTGGGCAAAGTGGATTTCTGA
- a CDS encoding septation protein A — MKQLIDFIPLILFFIVFKTDPRAIDFAGHTFMLGGIFSATAVLIGASILVYGILFITQRRLEKGQWATLLGCLIFGGLTLAFHSETFLKWKAPVVNWVFALAFIGSHFIGDKLLIKRLMGHALTLPDPVWTRLNIAWIIFFIFCGAANLFVAFTFQAYWVDFKVFGSLGLTLLFLVGQGIYLSRHLHDAEPSPKPKD, encoded by the coding sequence GTGAAACAACTGATCGATTTTATTCCGCTGATCCTGTTCTTCATCGTTTTCAAGACCGATCCGCGCGCCATCGACTTCGCCGGGCATACCTTCATGCTGGGCGGTATCTTCAGCGCCACGGCGGTATTGATCGGCGCCTCGATCCTGGTCTACGGCATTCTCTTCATCACCCAGCGGCGCCTGGAGAAAGGCCAGTGGGCGACCCTGCTCGGCTGCCTGATCTTCGGCGGCCTGACCCTGGCCTTTCACAGCGAGACCTTTCTCAAATGGAAAGCGCCGGTGGTCAACTGGGTGTTCGCCCTGGCCTTCATCGGCAGCCACTTCATCGGCGACAAGCTGCTGATCAAGCGCCTCATGGGCCATGCCCTGACCCTGCCGGACCCGGTCTGGACGCGTTTGAACATTGCCTGGATCATCTTCTTCATCTTCTGCGGTGCGGCCAACCTGTTCGTCGCCTTTACCTTCCAGGCCTACTGGGTGGATTTCAAGGTGTTCGGCAGCCTGGGCCTGACCCTGCTGTTCCTGGTGGGCCAGGGCATCTACCTGTCCCGCCACCTGCACGACGCCGAGCCCTCCCCCAAGCCCAAGGATTGA
- a CDS encoding YciI family protein produces the protein MLYAIISTDVADSLQKRLSVRPAHVERLKTLQGEGRLVLAGPHPAIESNDPGEAGFTGSLIVAEFDSLASAQAWADSDPYIAAGVYANVLVKPFKQVLP, from the coding sequence ATGCTCTACGCCATTATCTCTACCGATGTCGCTGACTCCCTGCAAAAACGCCTGAGCGTGCGCCCTGCCCACGTCGAGCGCCTGAAGACCCTGCAGGGCGAAGGCCGCCTGGTGCTGGCCGGCCCGCACCCGGCCATCGAGAGCAACGACCCGGGCGAGGCCGGTTTCACCGGCAGCCTGATCGTCGCCGAGTTCGATTCGCTGGCCAGCGCCCAGGCCTGGGCCGACAGCGACCCCTACATCGCCGCAGGTGTGTACGCCAACGTGCTGGTCAAACCGTTCAAGCAAGTGCTGCCTTGA
- the scpB gene encoding SMC-Scp complex subunit ScpB — protein sequence MNLTEPRDLAPLLEAFLLASGKAQSLERLYELFEEAERPEPAVFRKALELLRKSCDNRAFEFVEVATGYRLQIREKYAPWVGRLWEERPQRYSRALLETLALIAYRQPITRGEIEDVRGVAVNSNIVKTLLEREWVRVVGYRDVPGRPAMFATTKTFLDDFNLKNLDDLPPLAELRELEPEPILQLPDVDDPPVPAHLQALADASAELDEEQAPREQTNFRTLLVELDSMEQGLKTDFDDLLIDAPAPFDEREDDDLHLEQPFAEDDERRD from the coding sequence ATGAATCTCACCGAACCCCGTGACCTGGCGCCGCTGCTGGAGGCGTTTCTGCTGGCCTCCGGCAAGGCGCAATCGCTCGAACGCCTGTATGAGCTGTTCGAGGAAGCCGAGCGGCCGGAGCCGGCGGTTTTCAGGAAGGCCCTGGAGCTGCTGCGCAAGTCCTGCGACAACCGTGCCTTCGAGTTCGTCGAAGTGGCCACCGGCTACCGCCTGCAGATTCGCGAGAAGTACGCGCCCTGGGTCGGCCGCCTGTGGGAGGAGCGCCCGCAGCGCTACTCGCGCGCGCTGCTGGAAACCTTGGCGCTGATTGCCTATCGCCAGCCGATCACCCGTGGCGAAATCGAGGATGTGCGTGGGGTGGCGGTCAACAGCAACATCGTCAAGACCCTGCTCGAACGCGAGTGGGTGCGGGTGGTGGGCTACCGCGACGTGCCCGGCCGGCCGGCGATGTTCGCCACCACCAAGACCTTTCTCGATGACTTCAACCTGAAGAACCTCGACGATCTGCCGCCTTTGGCCGAGCTGCGCGAACTCGAACCCGAGCCGATCCTGCAGCTGCCCGACGTTGACGACCCGCCGGTTCCTGCGCATCTGCAGGCGCTGGCCGACGCCAGCGCGGAACTGGACGAAGAGCAGGCGCCGCGCGAGCAGACCAACTTCCGCACCTTGCTGGTCGAACTGGACTCCATGGAACAGGGTCTGAAGACCGACTTCGACGATTTGTTGATCGACGCCCCGGCGCCGTTCGATGAACGCGAAGACGACGATCTGCACCTCGAGCAACCTTTTGCCGAGGACGACGAGAGGCGCGACTAA
- a CDS encoding L-threonylcarbamoyladenylate synthase — protein sequence MSQFFQIHPDNPQARLIKQAVEIIRGGGVVIYPTDSSYAIGCQIGDKGAIERVRRLRQLDDKHNFTLICRDLSQLGLFAKVDTAAFRLLKAHTPGPYTYILNATREVPRLLLHPKRRTIGLRVPSHPIAHALLEQLGEPLMSVSLIMPGESEPMIDPYEMRQLLEHQVDLIIDGGFGGVAASTVINLADGDPQVVRVGCGDPTPFLVEA from the coding sequence GTGAGTCAATTTTTCCAGATTCACCCCGACAATCCCCAGGCGCGCCTGATCAAGCAGGCAGTGGAGATCATCCGGGGCGGCGGCGTGGTCATCTATCCGACCGACTCGTCCTACGCCATCGGCTGCCAGATCGGCGACAAGGGCGCGATCGAGCGCGTGCGGCGCCTGCGCCAGCTGGACGACAAGCACAACTTCACGCTGATCTGCCGTGATCTGTCGCAACTGGGCCTGTTCGCCAAGGTCGACACCGCCGCGTTTCGCCTGCTCAAGGCGCATACCCCGGGGCCGTACACCTATATCCTCAACGCCACCCGCGAGGTGCCGCGCCTGTTGCTGCACCCCAAGCGCCGCACCATCGGCCTGCGCGTGCCCAGCCATCCCATCGCCCACGCCTTGCTGGAGCAACTGGGCGAGCCGCTGATGAGCGTGAGCCTGATCATGCCCGGTGAATCCGAACCGATGATCGACCCCTACGAGATGCGCCAGCTGCTCGAGCATCAGGTCGACCTGATCATCGACGGCGGCTTTGGCGGGGTGGCCGCTTCCACGGTGATCAACCTGGCCGACGGCGACCCGCAAGTGGTGCGTGTGGGCTGTGGCGACCCAACACCGTTTCTGGTCGAGGCCTGA
- a CDS encoding SelT/SelW/SelH family protein: MIGKPEICITYCTQCQWLLRAAWLAQELLSTFGDDLGKVSLVPGTGGIFRITCDDTQIWERKADGGFPEAKVLKQRVRDQIDPQRDLGHNDRP, encoded by the coding sequence GTGATTGGTAAACCTGAAATCTGTATCACCTACTGCACCCAATGCCAGTGGCTGCTGCGCGCAGCCTGGCTGGCGCAAGAGCTGTTGAGCACCTTCGGTGACGATCTCGGCAAGGTTTCGCTGGTACCCGGTACCGGGGGAATATTCCGCATCACCTGCGACGACACGCAGATCTGGGAGCGCAAGGCCGACGGTGGCTTTCCTGAAGCCAAGGTGCTCAAGCAGCGCGTGCGCGACCAGATCGACCCGCAGCGTGATCTGGGCCACAACGATCGGCCCTGA
- a CDS encoding DUF1289 domain-containing protein: MSSSKNPCTGLCKFPDEVCIGCGRTRREAKGWKKMDKDERSEVVTEAKARLKAMKGGARRKKK, encoded by the coding sequence ATGAGCTCCAGCAAGAACCCCTGTACCGGCTTGTGCAAATTCCCCGACGAGGTCTGCATCGGCTGCGGGCGCACGCGCCGCGAGGCCAAGGGCTGGAAGAAGATGGACAAGGACGAGCGCAGCGAGGTCGTTACCGAGGCCAAGGCGCGGCTCAAGGCCATGAAGGGCGGCGCTCGTCGTAAAAAGAAATAA
- a CDS encoding response regulator transcription factor: MSDLLLIDDDVELCELLSSWLGQEGFQVRACHDGQSARAALAEMDPAAVVLDVMLPDGSGLELLKQLRSEHPDLPVVMLSARGEPLDRILGLELGADDYLAKPCDPRELTARLRAVLRRSHPSAAPSQLELGDLCFSPARGVVSINQHDISLTISESRLLEALLRQPGEPLDKQELTQIALGRKLTLYDRSLDMHVSNLRKKIGPHADGRPRIVALRSRGYFYSE; the protein is encoded by the coding sequence ATGAGCGACCTGCTGCTGATCGACGACGACGTCGAGCTGTGCGAACTGCTGAGCAGCTGGCTGGGCCAGGAAGGCTTCCAGGTGCGCGCCTGCCATGACGGCCAGAGCGCCCGTGCGGCGCTGGCGGAGATGGACCCGGCTGCCGTGGTCCTCGACGTGATGCTGCCCGACGGCAGCGGCCTGGAGTTGCTCAAGCAGCTGCGCAGCGAGCACCCCGACCTGCCGGTGGTGATGCTCTCGGCGCGCGGCGAGCCCCTGGACCGCATTCTGGGTCTGGAACTGGGCGCCGACGACTACCTGGCCAAGCCCTGCGACCCACGTGAACTGACCGCGCGCCTGCGCGCCGTGCTGCGCCGCAGCCACCCCAGCGCCGCCCCCAGCCAGCTGGAACTGGGCGACCTGTGCTTCAGCCCGGCACGCGGCGTGGTCAGCATCAACCAGCACGACATCAGCCTGACCATCTCCGAAAGCCGCCTGCTCGAAGCGCTGCTGCGCCAGCCAGGCGAGCCGCTGGACAAACAGGAGCTGACGCAGATCGCCTTGGGCCGCAAGCTGACCCTGTACGACCGCAGCCTCGACATGCATGTCAGCAACCTGCGCAAGAAGATCGGCCCACACGCCGATGGCCGGCCCAGGATCGTCGCGTTGCGCAGCCGTGGCTATTTTTATTCGGAGTAG
- a CDS encoding HAMP domain-containing sensor histidine kinase, with protein MRSLFWRILASFWLAIALVAGLSILLGHILNQDAWILSRHPGLRDFPEQWTELYETQGADPAQDTLEQLRRRYHIDTQVLNDSSESVVPGTFTRRAAALEQRQHNDERQLPWRRLTAEYVSPKSGDTYLFIYRIPHPELEAWHRESLMWPLSALGIALVVLTLFSLLVTLSITRPLSRLRGAVHDLGQASYQQQSLAELAGRRDEFGVLATDFNLMGQRLQSLIGSQRQLLRDVSHELRSPLARLRIALALAERAEPEQREKLWPRLTRECDRLEALISEILTLARLDAEHATAEPVDISALLGGVRRDAQLSAPDQEVMIETQPGLTLRGWPTMIERAVDNLLRNALRFNPPGKPVELRARLDGERIELSVRDHGPGVADAHLAQLGEPFFRAPGQTAQGHGLGLAIARRAVERHGGRLLLGNHPAGGFLATLELPLAPPTDS; from the coding sequence TTGCGTTCATTGTTCTGGCGTATCCTGGCGAGCTTCTGGCTGGCCATCGCCCTGGTGGCCGGGCTGTCGATCCTGCTCGGGCACATCCTCAACCAGGACGCCTGGATTCTCAGCCGCCACCCGGGCCTGCGCGATTTCCCCGAACAATGGACCGAACTGTACGAGACCCAGGGCGCCGACCCGGCCCAGGACACGCTCGAACAGTTGCGTCGGCGTTATCACATCGACACCCAGGTGCTCAACGACAGCAGCGAATCGGTGGTGCCCGGCACCTTCACCCGCCGCGCGGCCGCCCTCGAGCAACGTCAGCACAACGACGAGCGCCAGCTGCCATGGCGGCGCCTGACCGCCGAGTACGTCAGCCCGAAATCCGGCGACACCTACCTGTTCATCTACCGCATTCCCCACCCGGAGCTGGAAGCCTGGCACCGCGAGAGCCTGATGTGGCCCCTGAGTGCCCTGGGTATCGCCCTGGTGGTGCTGACCCTGTTCAGCCTGCTGGTGACCCTCTCCATTACCCGCCCGCTAAGCCGCCTGCGCGGGGCGGTGCATGACCTCGGCCAGGCCAGTTATCAACAGCAGAGCCTGGCTGAGCTGGCTGGCCGACGCGACGAGTTCGGCGTGCTGGCCACCGACTTCAACCTGATGGGCCAACGCCTGCAGAGCCTGATCGGCAGTCAGCGCCAGCTGTTGCGGGACGTCTCCCACGAACTGCGCTCGCCGTTGGCGCGGCTGCGCATTGCCCTGGCGCTGGCCGAGCGCGCCGAACCCGAGCAGCGGGAAAAGCTCTGGCCGCGGCTGACGCGCGAATGCGACCGGCTCGAAGCGCTGATCAGCGAAATCCTCACCCTGGCCCGGCTCGATGCCGAACATGCCACCGCCGAGCCTGTGGATATCTCCGCATTGCTCGGCGGCGTGCGTCGCGATGCCCAGCTCAGCGCCCCGGATCAGGAAGTCATGATCGAAACCCAGCCCGGCCTGACCCTGCGCGGCTGGCCGACGATGATCGAGCGAGCTGTGGATAACCTCCTGCGCAATGCACTGCGCTTCAATCCACCAGGCAAACCTGTGGAACTGCGTGCGCGGCTGGATGGCGAGCGTATCGAATTGAGCGTGCGCGACCACGGGCCGGGTGTGGCCGATGCGCACCTGGCGCAGTTGGGCGAACCTTTCTTCCGTGCTCCGGGGCAAACGGCGCAGGGCCACGGCCTGGGCCTGGCCATTGCGCGACGGGCGGTGGAACGCCATGGTGGGCGGCTGCTACTGGGCAATCACCCGGCCGGTGGCTTCCTGGCCACGCTGGAACTGCCGCTGGCGCCGCCGACTGATTCTTGA
- the rluB gene encoding 23S rRNA pseudouridine(2605) synthase RluB encodes MSTKDQSESQEIGPAGEKLQKVLARIGVGSRRDVEAWIAQGRIKVNGVEASLGQRVDLHDAITVDGKVIKREEAAETVRRVIIYNKPDGEICTRDDPEGRPTVFDRLPRPKEGRWINIGRLDINTTGLLMFTTDGELANRLMHPSFEMDREYAVRVRGEVDDDMLLRLKNGVILEDGPARFTDIQQAPGGEGFNHWYHCVVMEGRNREVRRLWESQGLVVSRLKRVRFGPVFLNSDLPMGRWRELTQGEVDILAGEVNLTPVAMPSMTAKTKDKMERLQRKSSRPLGRGERVVRTLRPAHDEAAGGERPSRAPSAPRTPRAPLEQQQDGSRRPPRKDDARGQAPRKPADRKDSRGTPVADRPVDSKRPAKPAAKRPGIRLVDDAPSAKRRGPAAGTGQRPGFGKRKPKPE; translated from the coding sequence ATGAGTACGAAAGATCAATCCGAGAGTCAGGAAATCGGTCCAGCCGGCGAAAAGCTGCAGAAGGTGCTGGCGCGCATCGGCGTGGGCTCGCGCCGCGACGTCGAAGCCTGGATCGCCCAGGGCCGGATCAAGGTCAACGGCGTTGAGGCCAGCCTCGGCCAGCGCGTCGACCTGCACGATGCCATCACCGTCGACGGCAAGGTGATCAAACGCGAAGAGGCCGCCGAAACCGTACGCCGCGTGATCATCTACAACAAGCCCGACGGCGAGATCTGCACCCGTGACGACCCGGAAGGCCGCCCGACCGTGTTCGACCGCCTGCCACGCCCGAAAGAAGGCCGCTGGATCAACATCGGCCGCCTGGATATCAACACCACCGGCTTGCTGATGTTCACCACCGACGGTGAATTGGCCAACCGCCTGATGCACCCATCGTTCGAGATGGACCGCGAATACGCCGTGCGCGTGCGAGGCGAAGTCGACGACGACATGCTGCTGCGCCTGAAGAACGGCGTGATCCTCGAGGACGGCCCGGCGCGCTTTACCGACATCCAGCAGGCACCGGGCGGCGAAGGCTTCAACCACTGGTACCACTGCGTGGTGATGGAAGGTCGCAACCGTGAAGTGCGCCGCCTGTGGGAATCCCAGGGCCTGGTGGTCAGCCGCCTCAAACGCGTGCGTTTCGGCCCGGTGTTCCTCAATTCCGACCTGCCGATGGGCCGCTGGCGCGAACTGACCCAGGGCGAAGTCGATATCCTGGCCGGCGAAGTCAACCTGACCCCGGTGGCCATGCCGAGCATGACCGCCAAGACCAAGGACAAGATGGAGCGCCTGCAGCGCAAGTCGTCGCGCCCGTTGGGCCGTGGCGAGCGCGTGGTGCGTACCCTGCGCCCAGCCCACGACGAGGCCGCCGGTGGCGAGCGTCCTTCGCGTGCGCCCTCTGCACCGCGCACCCCGCGCGCGCCGTTGGAACAGCAGCAGGACGGCAGCCGGCGCCCGCCGCGCAAGGATGACGCCCGTGGCCAGGCGCCGCGCAAGCCGGCCGACCGCAAGGACTCGCGCGGTACCCCGGTGGCCGATCGTCCGGTCGACAGCAAGCGCCCGGCCAAACCGGCCGCCAAGCGCCCAGGCATCCGTCTGGTGGATGACGCGCCTTCGGCCAAGCGCCGCGGCCCCGCAGCCGGCACCGGCCAGCGCCCAGGTTTCGGCAAGCGCAAGCCCAAGCCGGAATAA
- the arfB gene encoding alternative ribosome rescue aminoacyl-tRNA hydrolase ArfB: MLEISNSVQLPDSEIELSAIRAQGAGGQNVNKVSSAVHLRFDIQASSLPPFYKERLMALRDSRITGEGVIVIKAQQYRTQEQNRGDALERLRELIVAAVKVEKARRPTKPTRSSKVRRLDAKSQRGSIKAGRGRVDF, from the coding sequence GTGCTGGAAATCTCCAACAGCGTGCAACTGCCCGACAGCGAAATCGAACTGAGCGCCATCCGCGCTCAGGGGGCCGGCGGGCAGAACGTCAATAAGGTTTCCAGCGCAGTGCACCTGCGCTTCGACATCCAGGCCTCATCGCTGCCGCCGTTCTACAAGGAGCGGCTGATGGCGCTGCGCGACAGCCGCATCACCGGCGAAGGCGTGATCGTCATCAAGGCTCAGCAATACCGTACCCAGGAACAGAATCGCGGCGACGCCCTGGAGCGTTTGCGCGAGCTGATCGTGGCGGCGGTCAAAGTGGAAAAGGCCCGGCGCCCGACCAAACCTACCCGCAGCTCCAAGGTCCGCCGCCTGGACGCCAAGAGCCAGCGCGGCTCGATCAAGGCCGGGCGCGGCAGGGTCGATTTCTGA
- a CDS encoding ScpA family protein — translation MEVFLEAFEGPLDLLLYLIRKQNIDILDIPVAEITRQYMGYVELMKTVRLELAAEYLVMAAMLAEIKSRMLLPRSAEAEQEEDDPRAELIRRLQEYERFKAAAEDIDGLKRVGRDIYVPRLDAPQAKARKLLPEVTLAELLMSMAEVLRRGDMFESHQVSREALSTRERMSQVLERLRGAGFVPFVELFTAEEGKLGVVVTFMAVLELVKEQLVELVQNEPFAAIHVRARIE, via the coding sequence CTGGAAGTCTTTCTCGAAGCCTTCGAAGGCCCGCTCGACCTGCTGCTGTACCTGATCCGCAAGCAGAACATCGACATCCTCGACATCCCGGTGGCGGAAATCACCCGTCAGTACATGGGCTACGTGGAACTGATGAAGACCGTGCGCCTGGAGCTGGCGGCCGAATACCTGGTGATGGCCGCCATGCTCGCCGAGATCAAGTCGCGCATGCTGCTGCCACGCTCTGCCGAGGCCGAGCAGGAGGAGGACGACCCGCGCGCCGAACTGATCCGACGGCTGCAGGAATACGAGCGGTTCAAGGCTGCCGCCGAGGACATCGACGGCCTCAAGCGGGTCGGCCGCGATATCTATGTGCCCAGGCTCGACGCCCCCCAGGCCAAGGCGCGCAAGCTGTTGCCCGAGGTAACCCTGGCCGAGCTGCTGATGTCGATGGCCGAGGTGCTGCGCCGCGGCGACATGTTCGAGAGCCATCAGGTCAGCCGTGAGGCGCTGTCGACCCGCGAACGCATGAGCCAGGTGTTGGAACGGTTGCGCGGCGCGGGCTTCGTGCCGTTCGTCGAGCTGTTCACGGCCGAGGAGGGCAAGCTCGGCGTGGTGGTGACCTTCATGGCCGTGCTCGAGCTGGTCAAGGAACAGTTGGTCGAACTGGTGCAGAATGAGCCTTTTGCCGCTATCCATGTCCGGGCCCGGATCGAGTAG
- a CDS encoding NAD(P)H nitroreductase — protein MEALDVLLNRVSVPRLVEPAPTQVQREILFEAALRAPDHGQLRPWRFLTVEGAAREQLGEVLVQAVQASGEASEAAMQKARGMPLRAPLLVVVIASLVEHHKVPASEQLLAAGCAAHGILLAAYAQGIGAVWRTGELSYSPVVAESLGLLDNEQVIGFLYLGTPVNPPREAPKVELADYVSVWSA, from the coding sequence ATGGAGGCTCTCGACGTATTGCTCAACCGTGTATCCGTGCCACGCCTGGTGGAGCCCGCGCCGACCCAGGTGCAGCGCGAAATCCTGTTCGAGGCCGCGCTGCGCGCCCCGGACCATGGCCAGTTGCGCCCTTGGCGGTTTCTGACCGTCGAAGGCGCAGCGCGCGAGCAGCTGGGCGAAGTGCTGGTTCAGGCGGTGCAGGCGAGCGGCGAGGCCAGTGAAGCGGCGATGCAGAAGGCCCGCGGCATGCCGTTGCGCGCGCCGCTGCTGGTGGTGGTGATCGCCAGCCTCGTGGAGCATCACAAGGTTCCGGCCAGTGAGCAGTTGTTGGCGGCTGGCTGCGCCGCCCATGGCATTCTGCTTGCGGCTTATGCACAGGGCATCGGGGCTGTGTGGCGCACCGGTGAGTTGTCCTATTCGCCGGTGGTGGCTGAAAGCCTGGGCTTGCTCGACAACGAGCAGGTGATTGGTTTCCTTTACCTGGGCACGCCAGTCAACCCGCCGCGCGAGGCGCCGAAGGTGGAGTTGGCGGATTATGTGAGTGTGTGGTCGGCTTGA
- a CDS encoding DUF6708 domain-containing protein, translating to MELPRSTLSARGGAAYMAMMSAIFLGCLVVFYVCGLIYQKGPVTAESIICLVLIIMLGWVPIYMWRMDMEAPVDEPIRFNRARRRIYVYRFRYNGYKPLSREAWGVSAEEYDWDHLRAEFCSLYGPMGTGGLVQFVNLAVVDPSTGNVLDRFIFSQGRQQSEMYWAMAQLFMQQGPDAVPKFDKPPRDWNNETHFENIARRFAPKVKWPETMDVESRSAP from the coding sequence ATGGAATTGCCACGCTCTACACTAAGCGCACGGGGAGGTGCGGCTTATATGGCGATGATGTCTGCAATTTTTTTGGGTTGCCTTGTGGTTTTTTATGTGTGCGGCCTTATATACCAGAAAGGTCCCGTTACTGCCGAGTCTATTATTTGTCTAGTGCTTATTATCATGCTCGGCTGGGTGCCCATATATATGTGGCGAATGGATATGGAAGCTCCCGTTGATGAGCCTATACGGTTCAACAGGGCTCGGCGCCGGATTTATGTATACCGCTTTCGCTATAATGGTTACAAACCTCTTAGTCGTGAGGCTTGGGGGGTCTCTGCCGAGGAATACGATTGGGACCACCTGCGAGCTGAGTTCTGTAGCCTATACGGTCCTATGGGAACAGGGGGGTTGGTGCAGTTCGTCAATCTTGCGGTCGTTGATCCCAGTACGGGAAATGTCCTTGACCGCTTCATTTTTAGCCAAGGCCGTCAGCAAAGTGAAATGTACTGGGCCATGGCCCAGCTCTTCATGCAGCAAGGCCCCGACGCTGTTCCGAAATTCGACAAACCACCACGCGATTGGAATAACGAAACCCACTTCGAGAACATCGCCCGCCGTTTTGCTCCGAAGGTGAAATGGCCGGAGACAATGGATGTAGAATCCAGATCTGCTCCGTGA